AACATGCTGACCCTGCCGGTCCTGCTGAAGGGCGGCACCTGCGTCCTGGTCGACGCCTTCGACCCCGACGCCACCTTCGACCTGATCGAACGGCACCGCATCACCTTCATGTTCGGCGTGCCCACGATGTTCGACCAGGTGGCCCGTCACCCGCGCTGGCCCGACGCCGACCTGTCGTCGCTCCGCATCCTCACCTGCGGCGGCTCCCCGGTCCCCACCCCGCTGATCGCCGCGTACCAAAAGCGGGGCCTTACCTTCCTCCAGGGCTACGGCATGACCGAGGCCGCCCCCGGCACGCTCTTCCTCGACGCCGAACACGCCATGGGCAAGGCGGGTTCCGCGGGCGTGCCGCACTTCTTCAGCGACGTCCGTGTGGTCCGCCCGGACCTGTCGCCGGTCGACGTCGGCGAGGTGGGCGAGGTCGTGGTGCGCGGCCCGCACGTCATGCCCGGCTACTGGGGGCTGCCCGAGGAGACGGCCGCTTCCTTCGCGGACGGCTGGTTCCGCAGCGGCGACGCCGCCCAGGTCGACGAGGACGGCTACGTCCACATCGTCGACCGCATCAAGGACATGATCATCTCGGGCGGCGAGAACATCTACCCCGCCGAGATCGAGGACCAGCTCCTCGCCCATCCCGACATCGTCGAGTGCGCGGTGATCGGGGTGCCCGACGACAAGTGGGGCGAGGTGCCGCGCGCGGTCGTCGTGCCCCGCGCGGGCGCCGCCCTCGACCCCGACGAGGTGCTCGCGTCGCTCGCGGGCCGCCTCGCCAAATACAAGATCCCCAAATCGGTGGTCCTCGCGGACGAACTCCCGCGCACCGCCTCCGGAAAACTCCTCAAGTCCCGTGTCCGTACGCGCTACGGCAACCAGTAAGGAACCGCATGAGCCTCACCGTCAACGGTCTCGACGAACTCAAGAAGCTCGCCGGCGGCGACCTCGGCACCAGCGAGTGGATCGAGGTGACGCAGGAGCGCATCAACACCTTCGCCGACGCCACGGGCGACCACCAGTGGATCCACGTCGACCCCGAGCGCGCCAAGGAGGGCCCCTTCGGCGCCCCCATCGCGCACGGCTACCTCACGCTCTCCCTCTTCATCCCGCTGTTCACCGAGCTGCTGGACGTCCAGGGCGTGACGACAAAGGTCAACTACGGCCTCAACAAGGTGCGTTTCCCCTCCCCCGTGAAGGCCGGCTCCCGCATACGGCTGGTGGCGAAGCTCGCCGAGGTGGAAGAGGTGCCGGGCGGTGTCCAGATCACCGTCGAGGGCGCCATCGAGATCGAGGGCGCCGCCAAGCCGGCCGCGGTGCTGCAGAGCCTGTCGCGGTTCTACGCCTGAGGCCGCGCGGGCACCAGGTCCAGAAGGCGTTCCGAGGCATCGCGGACGAGCGGTGAGAGCCGTTCGTGCACGGTCCGGAACGTCTTCTCGGCCTGTTCGGCCGGCCAGTCGTCCGGCAGGTGCTCGACAGGCAGCCGTGGGTCGCGCCGGACGATCTGCAGCCACTCGGTCTGGAGGCGAAGACGCAGGACGAGGGCGTCGTCGGCGTCCGGCAGGTCGTCCTCCCAGGCCTGCCAGCGCCGTCCGAACCCCTCGTAGCGCCCGGCCAGGTCGGACAGTTCCCAGGTCTCCTCGATCATCTGGCCGATGTCCATGCCGGTGTCCGCGTGCGCCCGGAAGACCTTCACGTGGGCGGACAGGCCGAGCTCGGCGACCAGGGCCGACACGTCGGCCTCGCCGGGCGCGATCCACAGGCCGTTGAAGAGCGGGCCGAAGCCGCTCCAGGTCAGCCGGGAGCGCAGGTCGTGGCGCTGGCGCTGCCAGGATTCCGGCAGGGAGAAGCCGAGCAGCGTCCAGGTGCCGTCCCACCGCCGGTTGACGGCACCCGCCTGCCAG
This is a stretch of genomic DNA from Streptomyces hawaiiensis. It encodes these proteins:
- a CDS encoding acyl-CoA synthetase, which produces MRNEGLGSWPARRARKTPHRTALIHGESATDYGTLHARTTRLAHALRARGVRRGDRIAYLGPNHPSYLETLFAAGTLGAVFVPLNIRLAGPEIAYQLADSGARALVYGPSYTGLVAGLPGSTDVRVYLEVGGEYEAAVAEAPGEPIDEPVGADDTCIIMYTSGTTGRPKGAMLTHGNLTWNAVNVLVDTDLIADERALVSAPLFHTAGLNMLTLPVLLKGGTCVLVDAFDPDATFDLIERHRITFMFGVPTMFDQVARHPRWPDADLSSLRILTCGGSPVPTPLIAAYQKRGLTFLQGYGMTEAAPGTLFLDAEHAMGKAGSAGVPHFFSDVRVVRPDLSPVDVGEVGEVVVRGPHVMPGYWGLPEETAASFADGWFRSGDAAQVDEDGYVHIVDRIKDMIISGGENIYPAEIEDQLLAHPDIVECAVIGVPDDKWGEVPRAVVVPRAGAALDPDEVLASLAGRLAKYKIPKSVVLADELPRTASGKLLKSRVRTRYGNQ
- a CDS encoding MaoC family dehydratase, whose protein sequence is MSLTVNGLDELKKLAGGDLGTSEWIEVTQERINTFADATGDHQWIHVDPERAKEGPFGAPIAHGYLTLSLFIPLFTELLDVQGVTTKVNYGLNKVRFPSPVKAGSRIRLVAKLAEVEEVPGGVQITVEGAIEIEGAAKPAAVLQSLSRFYA
- a CDS encoding PaaX family transcriptional regulator, whose amino-acid sequence is MTGEESLRPQSLMLTFLGDQVLGRDVCVYSGSVIDVFARAGIGEQATRSTLTRMVGRDLLRRQREGRRMYFGLTERSEAVLRDGEQRIWQAGAVNRRWDGTWTLLGFSLPESWQRQRHDLRSRLTWSGFGPLFNGLWIAPGEADVSALVAELGLSAHVKVFRAHADTGMDIGQMIEETWELSDLAGRYEGFGRRWQAWEDDLPDADDALVLRLRLQTEWLQIVRRDPRLPVEHLPDDWPAEQAEKTFRTVHERLSPLVRDASERLLDLVPARPQA